From the genome of Vicia villosa cultivar HV-30 ecotype Madison, WI linkage group LG2, Vvil1.0, whole genome shotgun sequence, one region includes:
- the LOC131652423 gene encoding homeobox protein HD1 — MQEPSLGMMQGGGGYGGDGGDNNRQLKAEIATHPLYEQLLSAHVACLRVATPIDQLPLIDAQLSQSHHLLRSYISQQTHSLSPHDRQQLDNFLAQYLIVLCTFKEQLQQHVRVHAVEAVMACRDIENTLQALTGVSLGEGSGATMSDDEDEQLQMDYCLDNQSSGGGGGDHDMMGLGPLLPTESERSLMERVRQELKIELKQGFKSRIEDVREEILRKRRAGKLPGDTTSVLKSWWQQHAKWPYPTEDDKAKLVEETGLQLKQINNWFINQRKRNWHSNSQSVTSLKSKRKR, encoded by the exons ATGCAAGAACCAAGCTTAGGCATGATGCAAGGTGGTGGTGGTTACGGTGGAGACGGTGGTGACAACAACCGACAACTCAAGGCGGAGATAGCAACACATCCTTTATATGAACAGCTTCTGTCTGCACATGTGGCTTGTCTTCGGGTTGCAACTCCTATAGATCAGTTACCATTGATTGATGCACAGTTATCTCAATCTCATCATCTTCTACGGTCTTATATCTCTCAACAAACTCATTCTCTTTCACCGCATGATCGTCAACAACTTGACAACTTCCTC GCGCAATATTTGATAGTTTTGTGTACTTTCAAAGAACAGCTTCAACAACATGTTAGAGTTCATGCTGTTGAGGCTGTTATGGCTTGCCGTGATATTGAAAATACCTTACAAGCTCTCACTG GAGTGAGTTTGGGAGAAGGAAGCGGCGCAACAATGTCAGACGATGAAGATGAACAATTGCAGATGGATTATTGTTTAGATAATCAATCTAGTGGCGGCGGTGGAGGCGATCATGACATGATGGGACTTGGTCCATTACTTCCTACTGAATCTGAAAGGTCACTCATGGAAAGAGTTCGCCAAGAACTCAAAATTGAGCTCAAACAG GGTTTTAAGTCTCGAATTGAAGATGTAAGAGAGGAAATATTAAGGAAAAGAAGAGCTGGAAAACTACCAGGTGACACAACTTCTGTTTTGAAGAGTTGGTGGCAGCAACATGCAAAGTGGCCTTATCCAACT GAAGATGACAAAGCAAAACTAGTGGAGGAAACAGGATTGCAACTGAAGCAAATAAACAATTGGTTCATAAACCAAAGGAAAAGAAATTGGCATAGCAATTCTCAATCTGTTACCTCTTTGAAATCCAAACGCAAGAGGTAG